The proteins below come from a single Zea mays cultivar B73 chromosome 8, Zm-B73-REFERENCE-NAM-5.0, whole genome shotgun sequence genomic window:
- the LOC103636384 gene encoding phytochrome C → MKKIQGLLELRTVTNEMVRLIETATARVLAVDIAGNINGWNKKAAELTGLPVMEAIGRPLIDLVVADSVEVVKQILDSALQA, encoded by the exons ATGAAGAAGATACAGGGGCTACTTGAACTAAGAACAGTTACAAACGAGATGGTCCGCTTAATTGAGACAGCAACTGCCCGTGTCTTGGCTGTTGACATTGCTGGTAACATAAATGGATGGAACAAAAAAGCTGCAGAACTAACAGGGTTACCTGTAATGGAAGCCATAGGGAGGCCTCTGATAGATCTTGTTGTTGCTGATTCTGTTGAAGTGGTTAAGCAGATTTTGGACTCAGCTTTACAAG CTTAG